From a single Anaerolineales bacterium genomic region:
- a CDS encoding energy-coupling factor transporter transmembrane component T, with protein sequence MQERLSFYIHRDSSLHRLNPLTKLTLVLALILVAFLSKWYWAPHLLTLFAVVPLSFVGRVSREFFWTASRLILPTATFLFVMQSLFHPIGEENIFEFYFLSATQESVLYAFRNAVRIIVMVSAFTLFLLTTHPSELMTDLTRRGLPGQFAYVIISTLQILPQMIAKSQTIISAQRSRGLDTESSALKRAGAIVPLVGPLVFGSLVEVEERAIAIEARGFTSKNKKTSLHEIPDTSFDKSLRLGLVFVVILTISLNLWLS encoded by the coding sequence ATGCAAGAGCGCCTCTCTTTCTACATCCACAGGGACAGTTCCCTGCACCGCCTCAATCCGCTGACCAAACTGACGCTTGTTCTTGCGCTCATCCTGGTCGCCTTCCTGAGCAAATGGTATTGGGCGCCCCATCTGCTGACGTTGTTCGCCGTCGTTCCGTTAAGTTTTGTTGGCAGGGTCTCGCGCGAATTTTTCTGGACAGCTTCGCGCCTCATCCTGCCGACCGCGACCTTTCTCTTCGTCATGCAGTCTCTCTTCCATCCCATCGGCGAAGAGAACATCTTCGAGTTCTACTTCCTGAGCGCGACTCAGGAAAGCGTGCTGTACGCCTTCCGCAATGCCGTGCGCATCATCGTCATGGTCTCGGCGTTCACACTCTTCCTGCTCACCACCCATCCCAGCGAGTTGATGACCGACCTCACCCGCCGCGGACTGCCCGGGCAATTCGCCTATGTCATCATCTCCACGCTGCAGATCCTGCCGCAGATGATCGCCAAATCACAGACCATCATCTCCGCCCAGCGTTCGCGCGGACTTGATACCGAAAGCAGCGCCCTCAAGCGGGCGGGCGCCATCGTGCCGCTTGTGGGTCCGCTGGTATTCGGCTCGCTGGTGGAAGTGGAGGAACGCGCCATCGCCATCGAAGCGCGCGGCTTCACTTCCAAAAACAAGAAAACATCCCTCCATGAGATTCCCGACACATCCTTTGACAAATCCCTGCGGCTTGGGCTGGTGTTTGTCGTCATCCTCACCATTTCATTGAACCTATGGCTCTCGTAA
- a CDS encoding nucleoside hydrolase: MNPKHIIFDTDPGIDDSLAILLALASPELVIDGIVTVHGNVSTEQTTENALSILELAGASHIPVYKGCDLPLVKESLLSPETHGDKGLGYAQLPSPLSKPQVEHGSDFLIDSIMSQPGEITLIAIGPLTNVALALRKEPRIVENVREVFVMGGALQHAGNTTALAEFNTYVDPHAAHVVFHSGMPITLTPLDVTYQCIFTGNDLKRLLSIDSPITRYIADSTRFYMEFHDEYQHIQGCVINDPMTLALTFMPEICDYQELVVDVDISTGVGLGNTFADFYNYEKKPANMRVAMGVRPRMFMEVFLERMEKLARMSNETKT, translated from the coding sequence ATGAACCCCAAACACATCATCTTTGACACCGACCCCGGCATCGACGACTCGCTCGCCATTTTGCTCGCTCTCGCCTCGCCCGAACTGGTGATCGATGGAATCGTCACCGTGCATGGCAATGTCTCCACTGAACAGACGACCGAGAACGCGCTGTCGATTTTAGAATTGGCTGGTGCGAGTCACATCCCTGTGTATAAAGGCTGTGACTTGCCGCTGGTGAAAGAGTCCCTGCTCAGCCCGGAGACGCACGGCGATAAAGGCTTGGGATACGCACAACTTCCAAGTCCGCTGAGCAAGCCGCAGGTTGAGCACGGAAGCGATTTTCTGATCGACAGCATCATGTCACAGCCGGGAGAGATCACGCTGATCGCCATCGGTCCGCTGACGAATGTCGCCCTGGCGCTTCGCAAGGAACCGCGTATTGTGGAGAACGTCAGGGAGGTGTTCGTCATGGGCGGCGCGCTTCAGCATGCAGGCAACACTACGGCGCTGGCGGAGTTCAATACGTATGTGGACCCGCACGCGGCGCACGTTGTTTTTCATTCGGGGATGCCGATCACGCTCACGCCGCTGGATGTGACCTATCAATGTATTTTCACAGGGAACGACCTGAAGCGCCTGCTGAGCATCGATTCGCCGATTACCAGATACATTGCGGACTCGACCCGCTTTTACATGGAATTTCACGACGAATACCAGCACATTCAGGGTTGTGTCATCAACGACCCGATGACGCTGGCACTGACCTTCATGCCCGAAATATGCGACTATCAGGAACTGGTGGTGGATGTGGATATTTCAACAGGCGTGGGGCTTGGCAACACGTTCGCAGATTTTTATAATTATGAGAAGAAACCCGCGAACATGAGGGTGGCAATGGGCGTGCGTCCGCGCATGTTCATGGAGGTGTTTCTGGAAAGGATGGAGAAACTGGCACGCATGTCCAACGAAACAAAAACGTAA